In one window of Meiothermus sp. DNA:
- the rpsO gene encoding 30S ribosomal protein S15 produces the protein MPFTKEDKASVIEKHAHKAGDTGSTEVQVALLTERINRLSSHLSANNKDVAAKRGLLTLVGQRKRMLSYLEKKDKARYKALIEKLGLRK, from the coding sequence ATGCCCTTTACCAAAGAAGATAAAGCTAGCGTGATCGAGAAGCACGCCCACAAAGCCGGCGACACCGGCTCGACCGAAGTGCAAGTGGCCCTGCTGACCGAGCGCATCAATCGTCTCTCCTCGCATCTGTCTGCCAACAACAAGGACGTTGCAGCCAAACGTGGTTTGCTGACCCTGGTAGGGCAGCGCAAGCGGATGCTAAGCTATCTGGAAAAAAAGGACAAGGCCCGCTACAAGGCCCTGATCGAAAAGCTTGGGCTGCGCAAATAA
- a CDS encoding MFS transporter, which translates to MKKLPREVYILGTVSLFTDIASEMVYPLLPLFLTGVLGASTTVVGLVEGIAEATASLFKVIGGRISDRMAARKPLILLGYGFPALLRPVLALAMAPWQVLTYRFLDRVGKGLRTAPRDALIAEVASQDSYGRAYGLHRAMDSLGATLGPLLAFLLLPLLDFRGVFWVSAIPAVLATLVILFFLREKRGLARPLPPFRLSAFSPQYRWFLLVTGVATLGLSSNAFLILRLNDLGLGAAQATLVYTFYNLLYALMAYPLGSLADRVGARSLVLWGFATYAVVYLGFGLSFLAWHGTILFLLYALYSAAFEGSSRAYLAQIIPATEKASAIGLYHTLVGLLLLPASALFGFLWQHFDASTAFFTGAAFSLLAMILFLLDPTHKRGYTS; encoded by the coding sequence ATGAAAAAGCTGCCCCGTGAAGTTTATATTCTGGGCACTGTCAGCCTGTTTACCGACATCGCCTCGGAGATGGTCTATCCGCTCCTGCCGCTGTTCCTGACCGGAGTGCTGGGAGCTTCTACAACGGTGGTGGGCCTGGTAGAGGGCATCGCGGAGGCCACGGCCAGCCTGTTCAAAGTTATCGGGGGGCGCATTTCCGACCGGATGGCAGCTCGAAAACCGCTAATTTTGTTGGGCTATGGCTTTCCGGCATTACTCAGGCCCGTGCTGGCCCTGGCCATGGCCCCGTGGCAGGTTCTGACTTACCGTTTTCTGGATCGGGTAGGCAAGGGGCTTCGCACTGCACCCAGAGACGCCCTGATTGCAGAGGTAGCCAGTCAGGATAGCTATGGGCGGGCCTATGGGCTCCACCGGGCCATGGATAGTCTGGGCGCTACCCTTGGGCCACTCCTGGCCTTCTTGCTTTTACCCTTACTAGACTTTCGCGGAGTGTTCTGGGTCTCGGCCATTCCTGCAGTCCTGGCTACCCTAGTTATCCTCTTCTTTTTGCGGGAAAAGCGCGGCCTCGCTAGGCCCTTGCCTCCCTTTCGATTGTCGGCGTTTTCACCTCAATACCGCTGGTTCTTGCTGGTAACGGGGGTTGCTACACTCGGGTTGTCTTCCAACGCTTTCCTGATACTTCGCCTGAACGACCTGGGACTAGGAGCAGCCCAGGCCACCCTGGTCTACACCTTTTATAACCTGCTCTACGCCCTGATGGCCTATCCACTGGGGTCGTTGGCAGACCGGGTGGGTGCACGCAGTTTGGTGCTGTGGGGGTTTGCCACTTACGCTGTGGTCTACCTGGGGTTCGGACTGAGTTTTTTAGCCTGGCACGGAACCATCTTGTTTTTGCTGTACGCGCTTTACAGCGCTGCCTTCGAGGGCAGCAGCCGAGCCTATCTGGCACAAATCATACCGGCCACAGAAAAAGCCAGCGCCATTGGGCTATACCACACCCTGGTGGGCCTGCTGCTGCTCCCAGCCAGCGCCCTTTTTGGCTTTTTGTGGCAACATTTTGACGCCAGCACGGCTTTTTTTACGGGTGCGGCTTTCAGCTTGCTGGCAATGATTCTGTTTTTGCTTGACCCCACGCACAAGCGCGGCTATACTTCTTAG
- a CDS encoding cbb3-type cytochrome c oxidase subunit I, with amino-acid sequence MAVKTFPKIDVYAGAPEKKYTLFMLMLGFIALMVGTLFGPLQAFNYGGLDLYPFLKPVFQSYYQGLTIHGVLNAIIFTQLFGQAIMVYLPAKELGLRPNMTLAWVSFWMALIGLLIAALPLLGNAASVLYTFYPPLKAHWAFYVGAALFVLSSYVSIYLVLEMWSRWKKANPGKITPLATYMSVTFWLMWFLASLGLVVEALFLIAWSLGLVAGVDPLLMRTLFWYTGHPIVYFWLLPAYTLAYVTLPKLAGGKLVSDPLSRLVFLLFLLFSVPVGFHHQFADPGIAPYWKMIHTILTMMVAVPSLITAFTIAASLEVAGRANGGKGLLGWIGALPWNNPTVLAFLLGFLAFIPGGAGGIVNASFNLNQNIHNTVWIPGHFHLQVGTLVTMAAMGTAFWLIPHLTGKPLVARGMALASQWLWFLGMFIMTFALHWMGFLYAVPRRSHIAGSPIAMEAYRESSAWMVLNIVSGVILLIAAILFFYVIYATALQSRRDPDRVMSEVPFSEVISKPEGSSLALLTERIWFWFGIAVVLVVLAYGPVLFQMFTNMNPVPGQRLW; translated from the coding sequence ATGGCAGTCAAAACCTTTCCCAAAATAGATGTGTACGCGGGGGCACCCGAAAAGAAGTACACCCTGTTCATGCTAATGTTGGGCTTTATCGCCCTGATGGTCGGCACCCTGTTTGGCCCCCTGCAGGCTTTTAACTATGGTGGGCTGGATCTGTACCCTTTCCTCAAACCGGTCTTCCAGAGTTACTATCAGGGTCTGACCATCCATGGGGTTCTAAACGCCATTATTTTTACGCAACTATTTGGCCAGGCCATTATGGTCTACCTACCGGCTAAAGAGCTGGGCCTCAGGCCCAACATGACCCTGGCCTGGGTCTCGTTCTGGATGGCGCTGATTGGCCTCCTTATTGCCGCTTTGCCGTTGCTGGGCAACGCTGCTAGCGTGCTTTACACCTTTTATCCCCCCCTCAAAGCCCACTGGGCTTTTTATGTGGGCGCTGCCCTTTTCGTACTTTCCAGCTACGTGAGCATCTATCTGGTTCTCGAGATGTGGTCGCGCTGGAAAAAAGCCAACCCAGGCAAGATTACCCCGCTGGCCACCTACATGTCGGTTACCTTTTGGCTGATGTGGTTCCTGGCCAGCCTGGGTCTGGTGGTGGAAGCGCTCTTTCTGATTGCCTGGTCGCTGGGCCTGGTGGCAGGGGTAGACCCCTTGCTTATGCGTACCCTGTTCTGGTACACCGGTCACCCTATAGTGTACTTCTGGCTACTGCCGGCTTATACGCTGGCGTATGTCACCCTGCCCAAACTGGCGGGCGGTAAGCTGGTCTCCGACCCCCTCTCGCGCCTGGTGTTCCTGCTCTTCTTGCTCTTTTCTGTACCGGTGGGCTTCCACCACCAGTTTGCCGACCCCGGCATTGCTCCTTACTGGAAGATGATCCACACCATCCTGACCATGATGGTGGCAGTGCCCAGCCTCATCACCGCCTTTACCATCGCGGCTTCGCTCGAGGTAGCCGGTCGGGCCAACGGGGGTAAGGGCCTGCTGGGTTGGATTGGCGCATTGCCGTGGAACAATCCCACAGTTCTGGCTTTCCTGCTGGGTTTTCTGGCTTTCATTCCTGGGGGTGCTGGCGGCATAGTTAATGCCAGCTTCAACCTCAACCAGAACATCCACAACACGGTTTGGATTCCCGGCCACTTCCACCTGCAGGTGGGCACCCTGGTTACCATGGCCGCCATGGGCACGGCTTTCTGGCTAATTCCCCACCTGACGGGCAAACCGCTGGTGGCCCGTGGCATGGCCCTGGCCTCACAGTGGTTGTGGTTCCTGGGCATGTTCATCATGACCTTTGCCCTGCACTGGATGGGCTTCTTGTATGCCGTACCCCGTCGCTCTCACATCGCCGGGAGTCCCATCGCCATGGAGGCCTACCGGGAAAGCTCGGCCTGGATGGTCTTGAACATCGTGTCGGGGGTCATCCTGCTGATTGCGGCCATCCTGTTCTTCTATGTCATCTACGCTACAGCCTTGCAAAGCCGCCGCGACCCCGACCGGGTAATGTCTGAAGTACCTTTTTCAGAGGTCATCTCCAAGCCGGAAGGTAGCAGCCTGGCCCTGCTGACCGAACGGATCTGGTTCTGGTTTGGCATTGCCGTTGTGCTGGTGGTGCTGGCCTACGGCCCGGTGCTCTTCCAGATGTTTACCAATATGAACCCGGTTCCAGGGCAACGGCTCTGGTGA
- a CDS encoding cytochrome c oxidase subunit II, with protein MEQHEHVIERYERAWILFGLAMITVFIILIGYMMLTMGNTNPVSAARIDATKVRTEGDFANPRVEQVGNEYVAYVQAFSFGYLPMEMKFKAGQKVTFYITSPDVQHGFKVENTNINVQVIPGEVAKVSYTFKKPGEYNLICNEYCGIGHANMVSKIVVEP; from the coding sequence ATGGAACAGCATGAACACGTCATTGAGCGATATGAGCGGGCCTGGATCCTTTTTGGTCTGGCCATGATTACCGTTTTCATCATCCTGATCGGCTACATGATGCTTACCATGGGCAACACCAACCCGGTGAGCGCAGCACGCATCGATGCCACCAAGGTTCGCACCGAAGGCGATTTCGCCAATCCACGCGTTGAGCAAGTAGGCAATGAGTATGTAGCCTATGTCCAGGCTTTCTCTTTTGGCTATTTGCCCATGGAGATGAAATTTAAAGCAGGCCAAAAAGTAACTTTTTACATCACCTCACCCGACGTCCAGCATGGTTTTAAGGTTGAAAATACCAACATCAACGTGCAGGTTATTCCAGGCGAGGTTGCCAAAGTAAGCTATACCTTCAAAAAACCAGGTGAATACAATCTCATCTGCAACGAGTACTGCGGCATCGGTCACGCCAACATGGTCAGCAAAATTGTCGTGGAGCCATAA
- a CDS encoding cytochrome c oxidase subunit 2A, whose product MSSGACTLYPLDKPGHSSLGHMSSNHVLRLPQRGKHAMEEKEQRPIGALFVVGVVTVFILAFWFFHFFTHLARG is encoded by the coding sequence ATGTCCAGCGGTGCTTGTACCCTATATCCGCTCGATAAACCGGGACATTCTTCCCTAGGACACATGTCCTCTAACCATGTTCTTAGACTCCCCCAAAGGGGGAAGCACGCTATGGAAGAAAAAGAGCAAAGACCCATAGGCGCCTTGTTTGTTGTTGGCGTAGTTACAGTTTTTATCTTGGCCTTCTGGTTTTTCCACTTCTTTACTCACCTTGCGAGAGGTTAG
- the tkt gene encoding transketolase, whose product MSQSPPNPKASIDAIRILALDAVEQAKSGHPGMPMGMAPAAYVLWTEFLKHNPKDPHWPARDRFVLSAGHGSMLLYVLLHLSGYDLPLEELKRFRQWDSKTPGHPEYGHTPGVEVTTGPLGQGISTAVGVAIAERKLVAEFGDIAEHFTYVIASDGDLMEGVSGEASSLAGHLRLGKLIVLYDDNDISIDGRTELAFTEDRLKRYEAYGWHVVPGVEGEDLGAIRAALREARADPRPSLISVRSIIGFGSPLAGHHKAHSDAMGPEKVAATRQALGWPHAPFEIPEEVYADYRRALEKGAQAQTEWEAKLEALAQANPDKAAEFRRRIERQLPQGWEVHLPSFTAGEKLATRAASGKVLEKLVPVLPELIGGSADLTPSNNTRTPDMTDFSRDNPSGRYLRYGVREHAMGAIMNGIALSRALRPYGGTFLVFSDYMRPAIRMAALMGTPTIFVFTHDSIAVGEDGPTHQPIEHVMSLRAMPNLWVIRPADANETAVAWKMALERTGGPTALILTRQALPVLDGVRPKGVERGGYIISNVPEARAAIVATGSEVSLALEAQKLLAEGGIPVRVVSLPCWEAFEAQPVAYREGILPRNLPTLALEAGTTLGWERYAQRVVGLDRFGASAPFADVYSKLGFTRERVAAEVRALLGV is encoded by the coding sequence ATGAGTCAATCCCCCCCCAATCCCAAAGCCTCGATTGATGCCATTCGTATCCTGGCCCTCGACGCTGTTGAGCAAGCCAAGTCGGGCCACCCGGGGATGCCCATGGGCATGGCTCCGGCGGCTTATGTGCTCTGGACGGAGTTTCTGAAGCACAACCCTAAAGACCCCCACTGGCCCGCCAGAGACCGCTTCGTGCTCTCGGCAGGCCATGGCTCTATGCTGCTTTATGTGCTGTTGCACCTGAGCGGCTACGACCTGCCTCTAGAAGAACTCAAGCGCTTCCGCCAGTGGGACTCCAAAACACCTGGGCATCCCGAGTATGGGCACACCCCCGGTGTGGAAGTGACCACCGGACCTTTAGGGCAGGGCATCAGCACGGCGGTGGGGGTGGCGATTGCCGAGCGCAAGCTGGTGGCCGAGTTCGGCGACATTGCCGAACACTTTACCTACGTGATTGCCTCGGATGGCGATCTGATGGAGGGGGTGAGCGGGGAGGCCTCCTCACTGGCCGGGCATCTGCGGCTAGGAAAGCTGATTGTGCTCTACGATGACAACGACATTTCAATTGATGGCCGCACCGAGCTGGCTTTTACCGAAGACCGCCTGAAGCGGTATGAAGCCTACGGCTGGCATGTGGTGCCGGGGGTAGAGGGGGAAGATCTGGGGGCCATTCGCGCTGCGCTGCGCGAAGCCCGGGCCGACCCCCGCCCAAGCCTGATCTCGGTGCGCTCGATTATCGGGTTCGGTTCGCCCCTGGCGGGCCACCACAAAGCCCACTCGGACGCTATGGGCCCAGAAAAAGTGGCCGCAACCCGCCAGGCTTTGGGCTGGCCTCATGCGCCTTTTGAAATTCCCGAGGAGGTTTACGCCGACTACCGCCGTGCCCTGGAAAAGGGCGCGCAGGCCCAGACCGAGTGGGAAGCCAAACTGGAGGCCCTGGCCCAAGCGAACCCCGATAAAGCCGCAGAGTTCCGGCGCAGAATAGAGCGCCAGCTACCCCAGGGCTGGGAAGTGCACCTGCCCAGCTTTACCGCTGGAGAAAAACTGGCCACCCGCGCTGCTTCTGGCAAAGTCCTGGAAAAGCTGGTGCCGGTGCTACCGGAACTGATAGGTGGCTCTGCCGACCTGACCCCCTCCAACAACACCCGCACCCCGGACATGACCGACTTTAGCCGCGATAACCCCTCGGGGCGCTACCTGCGTTATGGGGTGCGTGAGCACGCTATGGGGGCCATTATGAATGGCATTGCCCTGAGCCGAGCTTTGCGTCCGTACGGGGGCACTTTCTTGGTGTTCTCGGACTATATGCGCCCGGCCATCCGGATGGCAGCGCTGATGGGAACTCCCACCATCTTTGTCTTCACCCACGACTCTATCGCCGTAGGGGAGGACGGTCCCACCCACCAGCCCATCGAGCACGTGATGAGCCTCAGGGCCATGCCCAACCTGTGGGTGATCCGGCCCGCCGACGCCAACGAGACCGCCGTGGCCTGGAAGATGGCTTTAGAGCGAACCGGGGGTCCCACCGCCCTGATCCTGACCCGCCAGGCCCTGCCGGTCTTGGACGGGGTGCGGCCCAAGGGAGTTGAGCGGGGTGGCTACATCATCTCCAACGTGCCAGAGGCCAGGGCTGCCATTGTGGCTACGGGCTCGGAGGTCTCGCTGGCCCTCGAGGCCCAGAAGCTCCTGGCCGAAGGAGGAATTCCGGTGCGGGTGGTCTCGTTGCCGTGCTGGGAAGCCTTCGAGGCCCAGCCCGTGGCGTACAGGGAAGGGATTCTGCCCAGGAACCTGCCCACCCTGGCCCTAGAGGCCGGTACTACCTTGGGCTGGGAGCGCTACGCCCAGCGGGTAGTGGGTCTGGATCGGTTTGGAGCCAGTGCCCCTTTTGCTGATGTGTACAGTAAACTGGGTTTCACCAGGGAACGGGTGGCCGCCGAAGTTAGAGCCTTGCTGGGGGTCTAG
- a CDS encoding quinate 5-dehydrogenase translates to MPKHVVSISIGSSKRNSRAEIHVESLGETFVLERIGTDGSWEKAIELVRELDGKVDAFGLGGADLYVYAGSRRYTFRDAQRMADAARKTPMLDGSGLKHTLERNAVRLLEPEMGWKSKKVLIPSAVDRFGLAEALDEAGARALYGDLIFGLGLPIPLYRLSLLQKIAYILLPIITQLPFQWLYPTGEKQEKQVKDWRQRYFEWADVIAGDWHFMRRFMPEHMQGKIILTNTTTPDDLEFMRTRGVARLITTTPRLDGRSFGTNVMEAFIVAVAGKHPLSEADYLDYIAKLNLQPEITELQPKAQS, encoded by the coding sequence ATGCCCAAACATGTAGTAAGCATTTCCATCGGTTCCTCCAAGCGCAACTCCAGGGCCGAAATCCATGTGGAGAGCCTGGGTGAGACCTTTGTGCTCGAGCGCATCGGCACCGATGGGAGCTGGGAAAAGGCCATTGAACTGGTTAGGGAACTCGACGGCAAGGTGGATGCGTTTGGCCTGGGAGGAGCCGACCTGTATGTATACGCCGGCAGCCGCCGCTACACCTTCCGCGATGCCCAGCGCATGGCCGATGCGGCCCGCAAAACCCCCATGCTGGACGGCTCGGGGCTCAAACACACCCTCGAGCGCAATGCGGTAAGGCTGCTCGAGCCCGAGATGGGCTGGAAGAGCAAGAAGGTGCTTATTCCCAGCGCGGTAGATCGCTTTGGGTTGGCCGAGGCGCTCGATGAGGCGGGGGCCAGGGCGCTATACGGCGACCTGATTTTTGGGCTGGGGCTACCCATTCCTCTCTATCGGCTGTCGCTGCTGCAAAAAATTGCCTATATTCTGCTCCCCATCATCACCCAACTGCCCTTCCAGTGGCTGTACCCCACCGGCGAAAAACAGGAAAAGCAGGTGAAGGACTGGCGGCAGCGCTATTTTGAGTGGGCCGATGTGATTGCGGGCGACTGGCACTTCATGCGCCGCTTCATGCCCGAGCATATGCAGGGCAAGATTATCCTGACCAACACCACCACCCCCGACGACCTCGAGTTCATGCGAACCCGGGGCGTGGCCCGGCTGATCACCACCACCCCCCGCCTGGATGGCCGCAGCTTTGGCACCAACGTGATGGAGGCTTTTATTGTGGCGGTGGCGGGGAAGCATCCTTTGAGCGAGGCCGATTATCTGGATTATATCGCCAAGCTCAACCTGCAGCCCGAGATCACGGAATTACAGCCCAAAGCCCAAAGCTAA
- a CDS encoding DUF4332 domain-containing protein translates to MSCNRPGRGALEFHVSKSARDYYQFDLSLFSLSGNVIFASFQAARRFAEAMNAKRDLVRHPEQAVSASQINAMGLIDEMLHFVVRQYLEQHPGVLQQALSVLEKSVGPDELEKALRSFATEFPPIRVYRGEITLEEYLLDTTEGRSNREILLEEMLMLWMANANPAFSPFSELFEDGNLERTTAYLSIIQSLETFFEGQPPFGETGLSLFKTLRLPALQHPDSLEAQLQFLLKRFAGSLGRFYYRMLVGLDVVREEGRSFAVPIHFDQPGGGGGESELLDIRRLALEPEPEAFSADLDWMPRCVLIAKNVFVWLDQLSKKYRREIATLDQIPEEELELLQSWGVTGLWLIGLWERSKASKRIKQMMGNPDAVASAYSLYDYVIAKDLGGEAAVEILRQKATRRGIRLASDMVPNHVGIDGRWVIEHPNWFISLSYPPYPNYTFNGPDLSEDARVSIFLEDHYYDKSDAAVVFKRVDRHTGEVHYIYHGNDGTAMPWNDTAQLNYLNPEVREAVIQTILHVARQFPIIRFDAAMTLAKRHIQRLWWPEPGGSPWGASIPSRAEHAMTKEQFDAAMPVEFWREVVDRVAQEAPDTLLLAEAFWMMEGYFVRTLGMHRVYNSAFMNMLRDEKNAEYRQIMKNTLEFEPEILKRFVNFLNNPDEKTAVEQFGKGDKYFGVMTLCATLPGLPMLGHGQVEGFTERYGMEYRRAYYDETPDQGLVDYHYQQIFPLLKKRYLFAEVENFVLYDALAGEAVNEDVFVYSNRAGSERALVAYHNKNTHVSVWVRRSVGQPFKTPQGRETRQVGLGEGLQLSFDRRTFSIFRDRVTGLEFIRNNQELHEEGLYLELGPYQRKVFLDWREVYDQDGTYARLAQMLGGQGVPSLDEARQELWLEPILRPFRELVNPTLFRKLLEGDSTLDEALQEEVQGRLLALYRGIDQHLSSKPALLPVQQVLGRLEGALKVVERSDLIVSGALLGWVFTHGLGKAEESRAHLDEWRLGRVLEQTLAELGLGEADARRAVGLVRLLLAHPELAQNPVLLNRQMDGLFQDPEVQGFLKVNRFDGAVYFNREAHQAWLKGLSQMSLTLATSEGETPTQVKKERKAWAALVAKLDKAAESSGYVVDQYLARIAPRKATPRKARATPREATERTRARASGKPAASAAAKTKEPRKASARSASYTPTKTATPETQTSKGSFRARAAKAEKPKTKGPASSVSKARSSPAKPSPDDLTRIKGIGPKMSAALQAAGITTFAQLAKAQPETLSAALAAANLRFAPSLSTWAKQAAYLAKGDEKGFAAYIQKLTAGQE, encoded by the coding sequence ATGAGCTGCAATCGGCCAGGCCGCGGTGCTCTCGAGTTTCACGTATCCAAAAGTGCACGGGATTATTACCAGTTCGACCTCTCGCTGTTTTCGCTGAGTGGAAACGTAATCTTCGCCAGCTTCCAGGCCGCACGGCGCTTTGCCGAGGCCATGAACGCCAAGCGCGACCTGGTGCGCCACCCGGAGCAGGCCGTGAGCGCCAGCCAGATTAATGCCATGGGCCTGATTGACGAGATGCTGCACTTTGTGGTGCGGCAATATCTGGAGCAGCATCCAGGTGTGCTGCAGCAAGCCCTTTCTGTGTTGGAAAAGAGCGTCGGCCCGGACGAGTTGGAAAAAGCCCTGCGCTCGTTTGCTACCGAGTTTCCGCCCATCCGGGTCTACCGGGGCGAGATCACCTTGGAAGAGTACCTTTTGGATACCACTGAGGGCCGCTCCAACCGCGAGATTCTGCTGGAAGAGATGCTCATGCTCTGGATGGCCAATGCCAACCCGGCCTTCAGCCCCTTTAGCGAGTTATTCGAGGACGGCAACCTCGAGCGCACCACCGCCTACCTGTCCATCATCCAGAGCCTGGAAACCTTCTTCGAGGGCCAACCGCCCTTCGGCGAAACCGGCCTCTCCCTGTTCAAAACCCTGCGGCTGCCGGCCCTGCAGCACCCCGACTCCCTCGAGGCCCAGCTTCAGTTCTTACTGAAGCGCTTTGCGGGCAGCCTGGGGCGCTTCTACTACCGGATGCTCGTTGGCCTGGATGTGGTTCGCGAGGAGGGGCGCTCGTTTGCGGTGCCCATCCACTTCGACCAGCCGGGGGGTGGGGGTGGAGAAAGCGAGCTGCTGGATATACGGCGGCTAGCTCTAGAACCTGAGCCCGAAGCCTTTAGCGCCGACCTGGACTGGATGCCCCGCTGCGTGCTGATTGCCAAAAACGTCTTTGTCTGGCTGGATCAGCTCTCTAAAAAATACCGCCGCGAGATCGCCACCCTCGACCAGATTCCCGAGGAAGAGCTCGAGCTCCTGCAAAGCTGGGGCGTGACCGGGCTGTGGCTGATTGGGCTGTGGGAGCGCAGCAAGGCTTCCAAACGCATCAAGCAGATGATGGGCAACCCCGACGCAGTGGCCTCGGCCTACTCGCTCTACGACTATGTGATTGCAAAGGATCTGGGCGGCGAGGCAGCAGTCGAGATACTGCGACAAAAAGCCACCCGGCGCGGCATCCGCCTGGCCTCGGACATGGTGCCCAACCATGTGGGGATTGATGGGCGCTGGGTTATAGAGCACCCCAACTGGTTTATCAGTCTCTCCTATCCCCCTTACCCAAATTACACCTTTAATGGGCCGGATTTATCGGAGGATGCGCGGGTGAGCATCTTCCTGGAAGACCACTACTACGATAAATCCGACGCGGCGGTGGTGTTCAAGCGGGTAGATAGGCACACAGGCGAGGTTCATTACATTTATCACGGCAACGACGGCACCGCCATGCCCTGGAACGACACGGCCCAGCTCAACTACCTCAACCCCGAGGTGCGCGAGGCGGTAATCCAGACCATACTGCACGTGGCCCGGCAGTTTCCCATCATCCGCTTCGACGCCGCCATGACCCTGGCCAAGCGCCACATCCAGCGGCTGTGGTGGCCGGAGCCGGGCGGCTCGCCCTGGGGGGCCTCCATTCCGAGTCGGGCCGAGCACGCCATGACCAAAGAGCAGTTCGATGCCGCTATGCCGGTGGAGTTCTGGCGCGAGGTGGTGGATCGGGTTGCCCAAGAGGCACCCGACACCCTGCTTCTGGCCGAAGCCTTCTGGATGATGGAAGGCTACTTCGTGCGTACCCTGGGGATGCACCGGGTCTACAACTCGGCCTTCATGAACATGCTGCGCGACGAGAAAAACGCCGAGTACCGGCAGATCATGAAAAACACCCTCGAGTTCGAACCGGAAATCCTGAAGCGCTTTGTGAACTTCCTGAACAACCCCGACGAAAAAACCGCCGTAGAACAGTTCGGCAAGGGCGATAAGTATTTTGGAGTCATGACCCTATGCGCCACCCTACCGGGCTTGCCCATGCTCGGCCACGGGCAGGTGGAGGGCTTTACCGAGCGCTACGGAATGGAGTATCGCCGGGCCTACTACGACGAGACCCCCGACCAGGGTCTGGTGGATTACCACTACCAGCAAATCTTTCCCCTGCTCAAGAAGCGCTACCTATTTGCCGAAGTGGAGAACTTTGTGCTCTATGACGCGCTGGCTGGGGAGGCCGTCAACGAGGATGTGTTTGTCTACTCGAACCGGGCCGGTAGCGAACGGGCGCTGGTGGCCTACCACAACAAAAACACCCATGTCTCGGTCTGGGTGCGGCGCTCGGTGGGTCAGCCTTTCAAGACCCCTCAGGGGCGCGAAACCCGACAGGTGGGCCTGGGGGAGGGGCTGCAACTGAGCTTTGACCGGCGCACCTTCAGCATTTTCCGCGACCGGGTTACGGGCCTCGAGTTCATTCGCAACAACCAGGAACTGCACGAGGAGGGGCTCTACCTCGAGCTCGGCCCCTACCAGCGCAAGGTGTTTCTGGACTGGCGCGAGGTCTACGACCAGGACGGCACCTACGCCCGGCTGGCCCAGATGCTGGGCGGGCAAGGCGTCCCCAGCCTGGACGAAGCCCGGCAGGAACTCTGGCTCGAGCCCATCCTGCGGCCCTTCCGCGAGCTGGTGAACCCTACCCTGTTCCGCAAGCTGTTGGAAGGCGACAGCACACTGGACGAGGCCCTGCAGGAAGAAGTGCAAGGCAGGCTGCTGGCGCTGTACCGGGGCATTGACCAGCATCTGAGCAGCAAACCCGCCCTGTTGCCAGTGCAGCAAGTGCTGGGTCGCCTGGAAGGGGCGCTAAAGGTAGTGGAGCGGAGTGACCTGATCGTGAGCGGTGCCCTGCTGGGCTGGGTTTTCACCCACGGGCTGGGCAAGGCCGAAGAGAGCCGCGCCCACCTCGACGAGTGGCGCCTCGGACGTGTTCTGGAGCAAACCCTGGCCGAGCTGGGCCTGGGCGAAGCAGATGCGCGGCGCGCGGTGGGCCTGGTCAGGCTACTCTTGGCTCATCCCGAGCTGGCGCAAAACCCAGTGCTGTTGAATCGGCAGATGGATGGTCTGTTCCAAGACCCAGAGGTGCAGGGCTTTTTGAAGGTCAACCGTTTCGACGGCGCAGTGTACTTCAACCGAGAGGCCCATCAAGCCTGGCTCAAGGGGCTGAGCCAGATGTCCTTGACATTGGCCACTTCCGAGGGTGAGACCCCCACTCAGGTCAAGAAGGAGCGCAAAGCCTGGGCGGCCCTGGTCGCAAAACTAGACAAGGCCGCCGAGTCGTCTGGTTATGTGGTCGATCAATACCTGGCGCGAATTGCGCCCAGGAAAGCCACCCCGCGCAAGGCCAGGGCTACCCCTCGCGAGGCTACGGAGCGCACAAGAGCTCGAGCCTCTGGCAAGCCTGCAGCTTCTGCAGCCGCGAAAACCAAAGAACCTCGAAAGGCTTCCGCCAGAAGTGCTTCTTATACCCCTACAAAAACGGCTACACCGGAGACGCAAACCTCGAAAGGTTCGTTCAGAGCCAGGGCCGCCAAAGCCGAAAAGCCCAAAACCAAAGGCCCGGCTTCATCGGTCAGCAAAGCCAGGAGTTCCCCAGCCAAACCCTCTCCTGACGACCTGACCCGCATCAAAGGCATCGGGCCCAAAATGTCGGCAGCCCTGCAAGCGGCAGGCATTACCACCTTTGCCCAGCTTGCCAAGGCCCAACCAGAAACCCTGAGCGCCGCCCTGGCCGCCGCCAATCTGCGCTTTGCCCCAAGCCTCTCCACCTGGGCCAAACAAGCCGCCTATCTGGCCAAAGGCGACGAGAAAGGCTTTGCCGCCTACATCCAAAAACTCACCGCCGGACAGGAGTAG